One window from the genome of Acuticoccus sp. I52.16.1 encodes:
- a CDS encoding Na(+)/H(+) antiporter subunit B — protein sequence MNSLILRTIAPFLAALMILFSVFVLLRGHNQPGGGFIGGLIAASALAIYGIGAGVGTVRRAIVVHPNALAGFGLLLSALSGLASMLAARPVLTGLWWIPTIEGIEIPLSTVLVFDIGVYFVVVGSIASIGLTLEEGGD from the coding sequence ATGAACTCCCTGATCCTTCGCACCATCGCGCCGTTCCTGGCGGCGCTGATGATCCTGTTCTCGGTGTTCGTGCTGCTGCGCGGCCACAACCAGCCGGGCGGCGGCTTCATCGGCGGGCTGATCGCGGCCTCGGCGCTGGCGATCTACGGCATCGGCGCGGGCGTCGGGACCGTGCGGCGCGCCATCGTCGTCCACCCCAACGCGCTCGCCGGGTTCGGGCTCTTGCTGTCGGCGCTCTCGGGGCTCGCCTCGATGCTGGCGGCGCGGCCGGTGCTGACGGGGCTGTGGTGGATCCCCACCATCGAGGGGATCGAGATCCCGCTCTCCACGGTCCTGGTGTTCGACATCGGGGTCTATTTCGTCGTCGTCGGATCCATCGCCTCGATCGGGCTGACGCTGGAAGAGGGGGGCGACTGA
- a CDS encoding Na+/H+ antiporter subunit C, which produces MEPIFCILVGLFFSASIYLMLSSHLVRILLGVSIFGNAVNLLIFTAGRLTGPAPPVLAQARHGTVETLGEAVAKGHTGAGAAATAVQPTAADATSTAVDAHGAASGGGSVIDGFSPVDTGGSDTVQAMAQAAGTVTDALGGTANPLPQALILTAIVISFSIFAFLLVLTLRAYQSLDTDNVDDMQVAEGGSVRPPLGY; this is translated from the coding sequence ATGGAGCCGATCTTCTGCATTCTCGTCGGCCTGTTCTTCTCGGCCTCGATCTACCTGATGCTGTCGTCGCATCTGGTGCGGATCCTTCTGGGCGTGTCGATCTTCGGCAATGCCGTGAACCTGTTGATCTTCACCGCCGGGCGGCTCACCGGGCCGGCGCCCCCCGTCCTGGCACAGGCGCGGCACGGCACGGTGGAGACGCTGGGCGAGGCGGTCGCCAAGGGCCATACCGGCGCCGGTGCGGCCGCGACCGCGGTGCAGCCGACGGCCGCGGACGCGACGTCCACGGCGGTCGATGCGCATGGCGCGGCCAGCGGCGGCGGCTCGGTGATCGACGGGTTCTCCCCGGTCGACACCGGCGGCAGTGACACCGTCCAGGCGATGGCGCAGGCCGCCGGCACCGTGACCGACGCGCTGGGCGGCACGGCCAACCCGCTGCCGCAGGCGCTGATCCTCACCGCCATCGTGATCTCGTTCTCGATCTTTGCCTTCCTGCTCGTCCTGACCTTGCGCGCCTACCAGTCGCTCGACACCGACAATGTCGACGACATGCAGGTCGCCGAGGGCGGGTCGGTTCGACCTCCGCTTGGGTACTGA